One genomic window of Terriglobia bacterium includes the following:
- a CDS encoding phosphoesterase, giving the protein MIVRVFYHDKCFDGACSASLFSRLYHERVDGKAKFEFHGLVHRAGALFNEADFTGDVNAIVDFKYSASPKIQWWFDHHQSAFLTAEDAAHFKEQKSSTKFYDPDCKSCTKLIAGVGEERFQFDTAPVADMVHWADTIDGASFASAKEAVELKAPAMRITMVIEATQDPTFVPRLIPYLSSQSLSQTVEEPFVAEKLPPLLDRHWKSIDILRERTESKDRVVYFDVTDYDLEGYNKFIPYYLHPECVYSVGLSKSSFRTKVSVGSNPWTTAENLTNLAKICERYGGGGHARVGAISFPPTEFERARKAAAEIVAELRAYAREHH; this is encoded by the coding sequence GTGATCGTTCGGGTCTTTTATCACGACAAGTGTTTCGATGGGGCGTGTTCGGCTTCGCTTTTCAGCCGGTTGTACCATGAGCGAGTCGATGGCAAGGCGAAGTTCGAATTCCACGGGTTGGTGCATCGGGCGGGGGCGCTGTTCAACGAGGCCGACTTTACCGGGGATGTGAACGCGATCGTCGATTTCAAGTACTCGGCGTCGCCGAAGATACAGTGGTGGTTCGATCATCACCAGAGCGCGTTTCTGACGGCGGAGGATGCGGCGCACTTCAAAGAGCAGAAGAGCTCGACGAAGTTCTACGACCCGGATTGCAAATCCTGTACGAAGCTGATTGCCGGGGTGGGGGAGGAGAGATTCCAGTTCGATACGGCGCCGGTGGCGGACATGGTGCACTGGGCGGATACGATCGATGGGGCGTCGTTTGCGAGTGCGAAGGAGGCGGTGGAACTGAAAGCGCCGGCAATGCGCATCACGATGGTGATCGAGGCGACGCAGGACCCGACATTCGTGCCGCGACTGATTCCTTATCTGTCGTCGCAGTCGCTGAGCCAGACGGTGGAGGAACCGTTCGTGGCGGAAAAGTTGCCGCCTCTGCTCGACCGGCACTGGAAGTCAATCGATATTCTGCGGGAGAGGACGGAGAGCAAGGACAGGGTCGTTTATTTCGACGTCACTGATTATGACCTCGAGGGGTACAACAAGTTCATTCCGTACTACCTTCATCCCGAATGTGTTTACAGCGTGGGGCTGAGCAAGAGCAGCTTCCGGACCAAGGTTTCAGTGGGGTCGAACCCGTGGACTACGGCGGAGAACCTGACGAACCTGGCGAAGATCTGCGAGAGGTACGGAGGCGGCGGTCATGCGAGGGTGGGGGCAATTTCGTTTCCGCCGACGGAGTTCGAGCGCGCAAGAAAAGCGGCGGCGGAGATCGTGGCGGAATTGAGGGCGTACGCGCGAGAACATCACTAG